A part of Paenibacillus sp. IHBB 10380 genomic DNA contains:
- a CDS encoding putative bifunctional diguanylate cyclase/phosphodiesterase — protein sequence MRRPSVDFKSHRKWFFFVGALLLALGSASQHLQLIYGITFTFTNILLLMLVRLYGMRIVLPVTGIIYATAIFIHHDPSYIVIFLLEVCWIGLWQVRRPGYLLGPDAIFWLCLGAPITFIACWLSGTFSLIEFILLFAITASNGLFNTLIAEMLINYLPLGRWLGLAKDMPLPVTFRRVLFHLSITLVALPFLMNMIVNGRNAHDVSTRTTLQTASNTANSIRGELDQWKQEDVLGVRLEGLIQIGYLQEMIKRNTTQKLFDITITSPHNKVLATNSKESTLHREQTQSVIPIEDNFLIEVPVQSTVLLPTQQWRNARYVYAAPMERFPLIISVSVPVKSYQVQIFREYIYQLLYMLANVTIAALLAWIINWWLGRSLMQLARSTTNLPVRLKQMVSLEWPNSGILEIDSLTHNFKDMSQNLLHMFQEALWMNQRLRSSEKKLHQLAYYDSLTTLPNRLQFHQVLSDLLLQEGDRTGRIAVMFMDLNRFKQINDTLGHAVGDVLLRKVAERFIEIADESCRVFRLGGDEFVFVMCYETSNAPQNFAERICDCFEAPFELDGSSLYTTISIGISLYPEHGTSMDDILKKADMAMYVAKEQGTSSYHFFSQALEDSLNEKMYLENGLRNALLDEQFFLVYQPMVSPASGKITGIEVLIRWHHPEGGIISPAKFIPLAETSGLIVDIDLWVLRKACMQVKEWQDRGLPKIPVSVNLSAKQFYRTGLLENIRTILEETGLNARYINLEITESVFIKQMDPVIETLTQLRNMGIQISIDDFGTGYSSLSQLQRLPISVVKLDRTFIQDAEQSEMKSSIVKAVIELAHSMGLKVVAEGIETEQERDFFTRLECDKLQGFYFSKPLNSSNFEQYLITEYSQ from the coding sequence ATGAGAAGACCCTCTGTTGATTTCAAATCCCATCGCAAGTGGTTCTTTTTTGTAGGCGCTTTACTGTTGGCTTTGGGAAGTGCTTCGCAACATCTGCAACTGATTTACGGCATCACGTTTACATTTACGAACATTCTTCTGTTGATGTTGGTACGACTATACGGAATGCGAATCGTTCTGCCAGTAACCGGGATAATTTATGCTACTGCCATATTCATTCATCATGATCCTTCTTATATTGTCATATTTCTGCTTGAAGTTTGCTGGATCGGGCTTTGGCAGGTGAGAAGACCAGGCTACCTACTCGGCCCCGACGCCATTTTCTGGTTGTGTCTCGGTGCCCCAATTACGTTTATTGCTTGCTGGTTATCCGGAACGTTCTCGTTAATTGAATTCATCCTTCTGTTTGCCATTACAGCATCTAATGGTCTATTTAATACCTTAATCGCTGAAATGCTCATCAATTATCTGCCGCTGGGTCGTTGGCTTGGACTTGCCAAGGACATGCCTCTTCCGGTTACATTCCGCCGGGTTTTATTTCATTTGTCAATTACGCTTGTTGCCCTTCCTTTTCTCATGAATATGATCGTTAACGGAAGGAATGCACACGATGTGTCTACCCGCACGACGCTGCAAACGGCGAGTAATACGGCGAATAGTATAAGGGGAGAACTGGATCAGTGGAAACAGGAGGATGTGCTAGGAGTTCGGTTGGAGGGTCTAATTCAGATCGGATATTTGCAGGAAATGATCAAACGCAATACAACGCAGAAGCTGTTCGATATCACCATTACGAGTCCACACAATAAGGTGCTGGCCACGAACAGTAAGGAATCCACTCTACATCGGGAGCAGACCCAATCTGTTATCCCTATTGAGGATAACTTTTTGATTGAGGTGCCTGTTCAATCCACAGTGCTTCTTCCGACCCAACAATGGCGAAATGCTCGTTACGTTTACGCAGCTCCAATGGAACGGTTTCCGCTGATTATTTCGGTTAGCGTTCCTGTCAAGTCATATCAGGTACAAATATTCCGGGAATACATTTATCAATTATTGTACATGCTCGCCAATGTCACCATCGCAGCCCTGCTGGCATGGATTATTAACTGGTGGCTTGGTCGAAGCCTTATGCAGCTTGCCAGATCGACGACCAATCTGCCAGTGAGACTGAAGCAAATGGTCTCTCTGGAATGGCCGAACAGTGGGATTCTGGAAATTGATTCACTCACTCATAATTTCAAGGATATGTCCCAGAATCTACTTCATATGTTCCAGGAAGCCTTGTGGATGAACCAGCGGCTTCGATCTTCTGAGAAAAAGCTGCATCAATTAGCGTATTATGACAGCTTAACCACGTTGCCGAATCGGTTGCAGTTCCATCAAGTACTAAGCGACTTGCTCTTGCAAGAGGGCGACCGTACCGGACGGATCGCAGTCATGTTTATGGACCTGAACCGCTTTAAACAAATCAATGATACGCTTGGTCATGCAGTAGGCGATGTTCTCTTGCGGAAAGTAGCTGAACGGTTCATAGAGATTGCAGATGAAAGTTGCAGAGTTTTTCGATTGGGAGGTGATGAATTTGTGTTTGTCATGTGCTACGAAACAAGTAATGCACCGCAAAACTTCGCGGAGCGGATCTGCGACTGTTTTGAGGCGCCATTTGAGCTGGACGGCTCATCCCTCTACACGACGATCAGCATTGGTATCAGCTTATATCCCGAACATGGGACTTCTATGGATGACATTCTAAAAAAGGCAGATATGGCTATGTATGTCGCGAAGGAGCAAGGAACAAGCAGTTACCATTTCTTTAGCCAGGCGCTGGAAGACTCACTCAATGAGAAGATGTACTTGGAGAATGGCCTACGGAATGCGCTGCTAGATGAACAGTTCTTCCTTGTGTACCAACCAATGGTCAGTCCGGCATCAGGGAAGATCACCGGAATCGAGGTGCTAATCCGTTGGCATCATCCAGAAGGCGGGATTATATCCCCGGCTAAATTTATTCCGCTTGCCGAGACATCTGGCTTAATTGTGGACATTGACCTTTGGGTGCTCCGGAAAGCATGTATGCAGGTGAAGGAATGGCAAGACCGCGGTCTTCCCAAGATCCCGGTGTCTGTCAATCTGTCAGCGAAGCAGTTCTACCGGACTGGCCTTCTTGAGAATATTCGCACTATCCTAGAGGAGACAGGGCTGAATGCACGTTACATCAATCTTGAAATCACCGAGAGTGTATTTATCAAGCAGATGGATCCCGTCATTGAGACGTTGACTCAACTGCGGAACATGGGAATTCAAATCTCCATTGATGATTTCGGTACTGGCTATTCTTCACTAAGTCAATTGCAGAGGCTGCCGATCTCCGTGGTCAAACTTGACAGGACATTCATTCAAGACGCGGAACAGAGCGAGATGAAATCATCCATCGTAAAAGCAGTGATTGAGCTTGCTCATAGTATGGGGCTGAAGGTCGTTGCGGAAGGTATCGAGACCGAGCAAGAACGAGACTTTTTTACTCGTTTGGAATGCGATAAACTGCAGGGATTCTATTTCAGTAAACCGCTAAATTCTAGCAATTTTGAGCAATATTTGATTACTGAATATAGTCAGTAA
- a CDS encoding ABC transporter substrate-binding protein translates to MRKSFFIIFVSCVLLVTTLTGCNQHDIVPVTEVPASLSSGNLSTEPVELELWSYYSGLEQAIKAFEKKYPNVSVKMKTFGYDAYVSAYLHAIADGVTPDIMVSDSEQFGQFTAINGLEDLLDYGAEKYRLDFSEHLWRSNLSHTETKLIGFPVGTSPLVTYYRSDIMEQYGFPSDPEQLGKFMETPENWIAIAKALKNDDRYITQWSPEVVQIFESTQGLFDSRLNFSRNNDKFLQAINIGKQINNNGLAASIDIWTPSGVRALKDGTIAMLYLGTWGAVQIEEWAPELAGKWRETRLPFNQYGWVNSTNLMMPSAAKQKEWSWKFIEFCVTEWSREADGNGVPAYIPARGNPKKLAKENDYYGGQKLYALHEGMVQKMKEYKLTPLDLQARQIWRDQINVGIERNKDAQAILDKTKQTILMNFGKEITILQKK, encoded by the coding sequence ATGAGAAAATCGTTCTTTATCATATTTGTATCTTGTGTTCTTTTAGTTACAACGTTAACAGGATGCAACCAACACGATATCGTTCCTGTTACTGAGGTGCCCGCTTCATTATCCTCAGGTAACTTGTCTACAGAGCCAGTGGAGTTGGAACTTTGGAGTTACTACAGCGGTTTGGAACAGGCGATAAAAGCTTTTGAGAAAAAATACCCCAATGTATCCGTGAAAATGAAAACATTCGGGTATGATGCTTATGTATCCGCTTATCTTCATGCCATTGCAGACGGCGTAACTCCTGACATTATGGTGAGTGACAGTGAGCAGTTCGGTCAGTTTACAGCAATTAATGGATTAGAGGACCTGTTGGATTACGGTGCAGAGAAATATCGTTTAGACTTTAGTGAACACCTGTGGAGAAGCAACCTTTCTCACACCGAGACGAAATTAATTGGTTTCCCGGTCGGTACCTCACCACTGGTCACGTATTACCGGTCGGATATTATGGAGCAGTACGGGTTCCCTTCCGATCCTGAACAACTTGGAAAGTTCATGGAGACACCCGAGAACTGGATTGCGATTGCTAAGGCATTGAAAAACGATGATCGGTACATTACTCAATGGTCACCTGAGGTTGTACAAATTTTCGAGAGTACCCAAGGTTTATTTGATTCTCGTCTTAATTTTTCGCGTAATAATGACAAATTTCTTCAGGCCATCAATATTGGTAAACAAATCAATAATAACGGTCTCGCGGCCTCAATAGACATATGGACACCTTCTGGGGTGCGGGCCCTTAAAGACGGAACGATCGCCATGTTATATTTAGGGACATGGGGGGCTGTACAAATTGAAGAATGGGCACCGGAATTAGCAGGCAAATGGCGAGAGACCCGCCTCCCCTTTAATCAATACGGTTGGGTGAATAGTACCAATCTCATGATGCCTTCGGCTGCCAAGCAAAAAGAGTGGTCATGGAAATTCATTGAATTTTGCGTAACAGAGTGGAGTAGAGAGGCAGATGGAAATGGGGTGCCTGCTTATATTCCGGCACGCGGTAATCCGAAAAAGTTGGCTAAAGAGAACGATTATTATGGCGGGCAGAAGCTGTATGCCTTGCACGAGGGCATGGTCCAAAAGATGAAAGAATACAAATTAACTCCTCTTGATTTGCAAGCACGGCAAATCTGGAGAGATCAGATTAATGTTGGCATTGAGCGCAACAAGGACGCACAAGCAATACTGGACAAAACAAAACAAACCATACTCATGAATTTCGGTAAGGAAATTACGATTCTGCAAAAAAAATAG
- a CDS encoding AraC family transcriptional regulator, giving the protein MHPSTKYATEGSRDIHRVFNAYFDSMLLPQQQTADPVIMGKAQVASEREISRMITASGIEIVESDLYMRKDCRVEVQSSAAMAELSFCMQGSGAVEVSGHDKHELVQGSCSLQLIRDFTASFEYEGGKAFRSVAIGLPVNLFDHYSGGFGKKDSLGFTALLRSKSFRMFRKPVDSVTTRLLHELMNCPYTHGMRELYVESKALELIYRYLEIFLLELNSSGRQPSLVSRTDQSKIYEARDVLLCRMDSPPSLLELARLVGLNDYKLKVGFKEAYGKSVYAYLRDRRMEKAWELLNGGMSVSQAAGLVGYVNFSHFALAFRKQFGFNPSELSNWRSAKQ; this is encoded by the coding sequence ATGCATCCTTCTACGAAGTACGCAACCGAGGGTTCTCGTGATATACATCGCGTATTTAATGCCTATTTTGATTCAATGCTTCTGCCTCAGCAACAAACGGCAGACCCGGTAATAATGGGGAAGGCTCAAGTTGCTAGCGAAAGAGAAATCAGCCGAATGATTACTGCTTCCGGTATTGAAATTGTGGAGTCAGATTTATATATGAGGAAGGATTGTCGTGTAGAGGTTCAGTCCTCCGCTGCAATGGCGGAGCTAAGCTTTTGCATGCAGGGTAGTGGAGCGGTGGAAGTCTCGGGTCATGATAAGCACGAACTGGTACAGGGGAGCTGTTCCCTACAGTTGATCCGGGATTTTACCGCTTCTTTTGAGTATGAAGGAGGAAAAGCCTTTCGCTCTGTGGCTATCGGACTTCCTGTGAATTTGTTTGATCATTATTCGGGTGGGTTTGGAAAGAAGGATAGCCTGGGTTTCACAGCCCTACTCCGATCGAAATCGTTCAGGATGTTTCGAAAGCCGGTGGATTCAGTGACCACCCGGCTACTACATGAGCTTATGAACTGCCCTTATACACATGGAATGCGCGAGTTATATGTGGAGAGTAAAGCGCTGGAACTGATCTACAGATACTTGGAAATCTTCCTACTGGAGCTGAACAGCAGTGGAAGGCAGCCATCATTGGTGTCGCGCACGGATCAAAGTAAAATTTACGAGGCTAGGGATGTGTTACTGTGCAGGATGGATTCACCGCCTTCATTGCTGGAATTAGCACGGCTAGTCGGCCTGAATGATTATAAGCTGAAGGTGGGCTTTAAAGAAGCATATGGCAAAAGCGTTTATGCTTATCTGCGTGACAGGCGCATGGAGAAGGCTTGGGAGCTACTTAACGGAGGAATGAGCGTCAGTCAGGCGGCAGGGCTGGTAGGCTATGTGAATTTCAGTCATTTTGCCTTAGCATTCCGCAAGCAATTCGGCTTCAATCCCTCCGAATTGAGTAACTGGAGAAGCGCAAAACAGTAG
- a CDS encoding ABC transporter substrate-binding protein, whose product MIKLSGISYAKIFILLVLLLAGCSNSTGDAIHSEEQAVAVPQASSNAQKVCGQTRTVKDAKGEVIIPAAPQRIADISGSTEELLILGFKPVLSGNTDMADPSVLTPIIKDKVGDQVSTAGWFQTEIDLEAVMAASPDLILAGPTQEKIYEQLEKIAPTIRVPYGFNAFRDRFTFVSEVLGKTAEMESWLKSYNERVSQLSNQIMEATGQETFAVIEATQKEIRIYSRTGVADTIFNDLSLPMAPGTPEPDPWGGKVTSLEGLSSFDPDHIVLLSDNKENVVERSGTWKNLKAFRSGHVYRMTTRQNYNEAFFALGKLAVLENISKAILEGNAD is encoded by the coding sequence GTGATTAAATTAAGTGGAATTTCATATGCGAAAATATTTATCTTGTTGGTTTTGCTGTTAGCGGGCTGTAGCAATTCAACTGGAGATGCGATCCATAGCGAGGAACAAGCGGTAGCTGTTCCTCAGGCTTCATCGAACGCACAGAAAGTTTGCGGGCAGACCCGTACGGTCAAGGATGCTAAGGGGGAGGTTATAATACCGGCGGCCCCGCAGCGGATTGCGGATATCTCCGGTTCGACCGAAGAACTGCTGATACTCGGTTTCAAACCGGTGCTGAGCGGGAATACGGATATGGCCGATCCTAGCGTGCTTACACCCATTATAAAAGACAAGGTTGGAGATCAAGTGAGTACGGCGGGCTGGTTCCAAACGGAGATTGATTTGGAGGCGGTGATGGCCGCCAGTCCGGATTTAATTCTTGCCGGACCGACCCAAGAGAAGATTTATGAGCAGCTGGAGAAGATTGCTCCGACTATTAGGGTGCCCTACGGCTTCAATGCCTTTCGGGACAGGTTTACTTTTGTATCCGAAGTTCTCGGTAAGACGGCGGAGATGGAGTCGTGGTTGAAGTCCTATAACGAGCGAGTTAGTCAGCTGAGTAATCAAATTATGGAGGCTACTGGGCAGGAGACATTTGCCGTCATTGAAGCCACGCAAAAGGAAATACGTATATATTCTCGCACGGGCGTAGCGGATACTATTTTTAATGACCTGTCTTTGCCGATGGCACCCGGAACGCCCGAACCTGATCCATGGGGCGGGAAGGTGACAAGTCTGGAAGGACTGTCAAGCTTTGATCCCGATCATATCGTGCTGCTGTCCGACAACAAGGAGAATGTAGTGGAGCGCAGCGGCACTTGGAAGAATCTCAAAGCGTTTAGGTCTGGGCATGTATACCGCATGACAACCCGGCAGAACTATAACGAGGCTTTTTTTGCGCTAGGCAAGCTCGCTGTTCTGGAGAACATCAGTAAAGCAATACTTGAGGGTAATGCGGACTGA
- a CDS encoding ATP-dependent helicase: MQQSTLSYHSHPATVPLDTPFPQAPDAPAATSVDLIDHHMDDAFYFRALEQEGIFLNGPQIDAVRHGEGPLLTLAGAGCGKTTVLAARTGYLIQVRGIPASQILLVTFTSKAAAEIKERIARLPGISARIAQAVQARTFHSFGLALLRQSGQQEQILGDFSTRHTIMKIILRRHKVSEAYQPETLLAALSAWKMNGQWPEDLPDHTEEESKIKSILLNYEEWKQGRHQWDFDDILLHTTALLNDSHTCARLQSRFSYMMVDEFQDTNTVQYEMVRKLAAEHRNLMVVGDDDQTIYSFNGAQQESILQFDKLYPDAKVIALPINYRSDNRILGLGTALIAYNHHRRVKHLVAAGAAGAAPQYASPMNVEEEAAFVASHLEQHVERGEATYADIAILHRTAGSSRAMLEQLLLRGIPFVQYGNNSVFYEQSVVKTLIDHLRLSLNPRCKEAFQSALGPLYIPREDGLAYLTNKENQQPKKYPLIHLTRWDRLQPYQQVAVKERIKLIKKLMTLKPVYAIQEMRRLFYDKYMDAGDPLLHTQYKETLTDSLDELESAAARFDTVDQFIAHADELISRHKQMESLRDGGAENAVQLMTIHRAKGMEFRHVYWIGASEGILPHSSVLKEKVPEEMKVTHPESSTAKLSEAALEEERRLAYVAVTRAKERLFITSPLHYHGKPAAPSRFLMEAFGVKDPKTSSPIHMSFK, translated from the coding sequence GTGCAGCAATCAACCCTTAGTTATCATTCACACCCGGCAACCGTGCCCTTAGATACTCCGTTCCCTCAAGCACCCGATGCACCAGCAGCCACTAGTGTCGATCTCATCGATCACCATATGGATGATGCCTTCTATTTCCGTGCCTTAGAGCAAGAAGGGATATTTCTTAATGGTCCACAAATAGATGCTGTCCGGCATGGAGAAGGCCCACTACTTACCCTTGCTGGAGCCGGCTGCGGCAAGACGACTGTCTTAGCTGCGCGCACGGGATATCTCATACAAGTACGCGGCATCCCTGCTTCTCAGATTTTGCTTGTCACCTTTACAAGTAAAGCTGCAGCAGAAATCAAAGAGCGCATTGCCCGCCTACCCGGTATTTCTGCAAGAATTGCACAAGCGGTGCAAGCTCGGACCTTTCATTCCTTCGGTCTAGCCCTATTAAGACAATCTGGACAACAAGAACAAATTCTTGGAGACTTCTCCACTAGACATACAATAATGAAGATTATCCTACGTCGCCACAAGGTGAGCGAAGCTTATCAGCCTGAGACGCTGCTAGCTGCTCTCTCAGCATGGAAGATGAACGGACAATGGCCTGAGGATCTCCCAGACCATACCGAAGAAGAATCAAAGATCAAGAGTATTCTACTCAATTATGAGGAGTGGAAGCAAGGAAGGCACCAGTGGGACTTCGATGACATTCTACTCCATACGACGGCATTACTGAATGACTCCCATACTTGCGCAAGGCTACAATCACGGTTCAGCTACATGATGGTGGATGAATTTCAGGATACAAATACGGTGCAATATGAGATGGTACGTAAGCTGGCTGCAGAGCACCGTAATCTTATGGTAGTAGGCGATGACGATCAGACGATTTATTCCTTCAACGGAGCCCAACAGGAATCTATCCTGCAATTCGATAAGCTGTATCCAGATGCCAAGGTTATAGCGCTTCCGATTAACTACCGTAGTGATAATCGTATTCTCGGTCTGGGTACAGCTCTCATTGCTTATAATCATCACCGTCGTGTTAAGCATCTTGTAGCGGCAGGAGCGGCAGGTGCAGCCCCTCAGTATGCTTCTCCAATGAATGTTGAGGAAGAAGCAGCCTTTGTTGCGAGCCATTTAGAACAGCATGTTGAACGAGGAGAAGCAACTTATGCTGATATTGCTATTCTACATCGGACCGCAGGTAGTAGCCGCGCTATGTTGGAACAACTATTACTGAGAGGGATTCCTTTTGTCCAATATGGTAATAACTCTGTCTTCTACGAGCAGAGTGTTGTGAAGACATTAATAGATCACCTTAGACTTTCCTTGAATCCTCGGTGTAAAGAAGCTTTCCAGAGTGCGCTTGGTCCACTCTATATTCCTCGAGAAGATGGATTGGCTTATTTAACAAATAAAGAGAATCAACAGCCTAAGAAATACCCACTCATTCATTTGACGCGCTGGGATCGGCTTCAGCCCTATCAACAAGTTGCAGTCAAAGAACGAATTAAATTAATCAAAAAACTCATGACTCTGAAGCCTGTCTATGCTATCCAAGAGATGCGCAGGCTTTTCTATGATAAATATATGGATGCGGGTGACCCTCTTCTTCATACCCAATATAAAGAGACGCTAACCGATAGTTTAGACGAATTAGAGAGTGCCGCAGCGCGCTTTGACACCGTCGATCAGTTTATAGCTCATGCAGATGAGTTAATCTCTCGCCATAAACAAATGGAGTCTCTACGGGATGGGGGAGCTGAGAATGCCGTACAGCTCATGACGATTCACCGTGCTAAGGGCATGGAATTCCGTCATGTCTACTGGATTGGTGCGAGTGAAGGGATTCTTCCCCACAGCAGTGTTCTGAAAGAGAAAGTGCCCGAAGAAATGAAAGTCACTCACCCAGAAAGTAGCACAGCTAAGTTATCTGAGGCAGCTCTAGAGGAAGAACGCCGGCTTGCTTATGTGGCGGTAACTCGAGCTAAAGAGCGTCTATTCATTACTTCACCACTTCATTATCACGGCAAACCTGCAGCACCATCTCGTTTCCTAATGGAAGCCTTTGGTGTGAAAGATCCTAAGACTTCTTCACCCATCCACATGTCTTTTAAGTGA
- a CDS encoding TrmB family transcriptional regulator, producing the protein MEQLLHHLRTLGFIEMEAKIMVELAGSGPSSGYEVAKRMGVSRSNVYATLQRLSQQGFLQCSTGEPIRYNMLKIEELTRMISGQMKESLSFIESRMPRAQEETPPFYHVEGERKVLDTLVREMEKANREIVIDVCREEAALLRNELEQVESRGVKLLWSTDGGDAAMSRYSTWPSWDNGSARDSSITGRKFSFVIDRHWCMLGMRGEDSSKTVAMVTDHPVMTELLLSHFTQEMVLYEVEKDIGSELVDRYGPHYEEIYRKYVGADIQDED; encoded by the coding sequence ATGGAACAATTGTTACATCATCTACGGACTCTAGGATTCATAGAGATGGAAGCCAAAATTATGGTCGAATTGGCAGGTAGTGGGCCTTCTTCGGGATATGAAGTTGCCAAAAGAATGGGTGTATCACGCTCGAATGTATATGCCACACTTCAACGGCTATCTCAGCAAGGTTTTCTTCAGTGCAGTACGGGAGAGCCCATCCGGTATAACATGCTGAAGATTGAGGAATTGACACGAATGATTTCTGGTCAAATGAAGGAGTCTCTGTCCTTCATTGAGAGTAGAATGCCACGAGCTCAGGAGGAGACTCCACCTTTCTATCATGTCGAAGGGGAACGCAAAGTTCTAGACACGTTAGTTCGTGAGATGGAAAAGGCAAATCGAGAAATTGTGATTGATGTGTGCCGTGAAGAAGCAGCTTTATTGAGGAATGAGCTAGAGCAAGTGGAGAGTAGAGGCGTGAAGCTGTTATGGTCTACGGATGGGGGCGATGCTGCTATGAGCCGTTACTCAACATGGCCCTCTTGGGACAATGGATCAGCCCGTGATTCTTCGATTACTGGACGTAAATTCTCGTTTGTTATTGATAGGCACTGGTGTATGTTGGGCATGCGCGGGGAAGACTCTAGTAAGACGGTAGCTATGGTAACGGATCACCCTGTGATGACGGAGTTGCTCCTAAGCCATTTCACTCAAGAAATGGTGCTCTACGAAGTAGAGAAAGACATCGGCAGTGAGTTGGTAGATCGTTATGGTCCGCATTACGAGGAAATTTATCGTAAGTATGTGGGCGCGGATATTCAGGATGAAGATTAA
- a CDS encoding xanthine phosphoribosyltransferase, with product MQLLRQKVLNEGIVLSNQVLKVDSFLNHQMDPILMKEVGKEFTRRFEDQQITRVLTIESSGIAPGIMTALELNVPLIFARKQKSLTLREDILVEKVYSFTKQESNEITVAKKFMNPGDRVLIIDDFLANGEAAFGLARIVEKAGAEVVGIGIVIEKSFQPGRRLLLEAGYRVESLVRIAALDDGQVTFVEDQEV from the coding sequence ATGCAACTATTGAGACAGAAAGTATTAAATGAAGGTATAGTCCTGAGCAATCAAGTACTAAAGGTAGATTCTTTTCTTAACCATCAAATGGATCCTATATTGATGAAAGAAGTAGGGAAGGAGTTCACGCGGCGATTTGAAGATCAGCAGATTACACGTGTGCTCACGATTGAGTCCTCAGGCATTGCTCCGGGGATTATGACAGCGTTGGAGTTAAATGTACCGCTTATCTTTGCGCGTAAGCAGAAGTCATTGACGCTACGAGAAGATATTCTCGTTGAGAAAGTCTATTCCTTTACGAAGCAAGAGAGTAATGAGATTACAGTAGCGAAGAAATTTATGAATCCGGGAGACCGAGTGCTCATTATTGATGATTTCCTTGCGAATGGCGAAGCTGCATTTGGGCTTGCTCGAATTGTTGAGAAGGCAGGTGCGGAAGTTGTGGGGATCGGAATCGTTATAGAGAAGTCGTTCCAACCTGGGCGTCGTTTGTTACTTGAGGCAGGGTACCGGGTAGAGTCGTTGGTGCGCATAGCTGCATTAGATGATGGACAAGTCACCTTTGTAGAAGATCAAGAGGTCTAA
- a CDS encoding nucleobase:cation symporter-2 family protein — MGHQNQPRQEPVFNKNRHPLQTFSLGLQHVLAMYAGAVIVPLIVARALGLTTEQLTYLISIDLLACGVATLLQVWGNRFFGIGLPVMLGCAFQAVSPMIAIGLNDGVSAIYGAIIASGIFVIVFSGLFGKLIAFFPPVVTGSVVTIIGVTLIPVALTDLGGGNGAADFGSPTNLMLGFGVLLFIIVMSRFTTGFIRSISVLVGLIVGTTAAAIFGHVDLGPLREASWFHAVQPFYFGKPTFHISAILTMILVAIVSITESTGVFMALGKIVNKDITSKDLTRGYRAEGIAIVIGGLFNSFPYTTYSQNVGLIQMSRVKTRDVIVVAGGLLVVIGFIPKIAALTQLIPSSVLGGAMVALFGMVVSSGIRMLGDQVDLNRYENLFVIACSVGMGLGVTVVPDIFAQLPDWARILVDNGIIAGSVTAIALNLLFNGLKGSRAGQVHADESHAS, encoded by the coding sequence ATGGGACATCAGAATCAACCGAGGCAAGAGCCTGTATTTAACAAAAATCGTCATCCACTACAAACATTTTCGCTTGGTCTCCAGCACGTATTAGCTATGTATGCTGGCGCTGTTATTGTACCCCTTATTGTTGCGAGGGCATTAGGCTTAACAACAGAACAATTGACTTATTTAATCTCGATTGATTTACTAGCTTGTGGTGTGGCAACACTCCTTCAAGTGTGGGGGAATCGTTTCTTCGGAATTGGTCTTCCCGTAATGTTAGGATGTGCGTTTCAAGCTGTGTCTCCGATGATCGCCATCGGATTGAATGACGGAGTCTCTGCTATTTATGGGGCCATCATTGCATCGGGTATTTTTGTTATTGTCTTCTCTGGCTTATTCGGTAAATTAATAGCTTTCTTTCCACCTGTGGTGACGGGTTCGGTTGTCACAATTATCGGTGTAACCTTGATTCCTGTGGCATTAACGGATCTTGGTGGAGGCAATGGAGCTGCAGATTTCGGCAGTCCTACGAATCTCATGTTAGGATTCGGGGTATTATTATTTATTATTGTAATGAGCCGTTTCACGACAGGATTCATTCGTTCAATTTCAGTACTTGTCGGTCTAATTGTCGGTACAACTGCCGCAGCTATATTCGGTCACGTAGACCTTGGGCCACTGAGGGAAGCTAGTTGGTTCCACGCCGTACAGCCTTTCTATTTTGGCAAACCGACTTTTCATATATCTGCCATTCTTACGATGATTCTAGTTGCAATTGTTAGCATCACAGAATCTACAGGTGTGTTTATGGCCCTAGGTAAAATTGTGAATAAAGACATCACGTCTAAGGACCTTACTCGTGGGTATCGTGCGGAGGGGATCGCTATCGTTATTGGTGGATTATTTAATTCCTTTCCGTATACAACATATTCTCAGAATGTCGGTTTAATTCAGATGAGCCGTGTGAAGACTAGAGATGTCATTGTTGTAGCAGGTGGACTCTTGGTGGTCATCGGCTTTATACCGAAGATTGCGGCTTTAACACAGCTCATCCCTTCCTCCGTATTGGGTGGAGCGATGGTCGCATTGTTCGGAATGGTCGTCTCTTCGGGTATTCGGATGCTCGGTGACCAAGTGGATCTCAATCGATATGAGAATTTGTTCGTTATTGCCTGTTCCGTAGGGATGGGTCTTGGTGTAACCGTGGTACCCGATATATTCGCACAATTACCTGACTGGGCTCGTATCCTTGTAGACAACGGGATTATTGCAGGTAGTGTAACAGCTATAGCGTTAAACTTACTCTTTAATGGTCTAAAGGGGTCTAGGGCTGGTCAAGTACATGCAGATGAGAGTCATGCTTCTTAA